In Notamacropus eugenii isolate mMacEug1 chromosome 1, mMacEug1.pri_v2, whole genome shotgun sequence, one genomic interval encodes:
- the PDCD2L gene encoding programmed cell death protein 2-like isoform X3 — protein sequence MAASAAPVLLGLRDAEMRGSSEGPQDGTWAVNKMGGIPDSLPAVPAPRPACGRCGAAMAHVVQVYCPLEGSPYHRLLHVFACVHSDCVGQPCSWKVFRSQVLQIQEECGQDSQAKPKEENNFAVKDWCEGAEDWGDNNESTLTPWITRDLLDSKVGDNFNVEEDIECMSQLQELSLDEALSDCHTVPAGGHVLPSSSVPVFQPYYINVVDEEDYINFVDTNHAQKLLQEYRQREGVELEFLLAQRYSWNGQPLFITCPSSDATEIPSCSNCGSCRVFEFQLMPALVSMLKNTLLDISVDFGTILIYTCQKSCWPPNHQNPMEEFCVIQEDPDQMLFK from the exons ATGGCGGCTTCTGCCGCTCCAGTGCTCCTGGGTCTTCGAGACGCCGAGATGAGGGGCAGCTCTGAGGGGCCCCAGGACGGAACCTGGGCTGTCAATAAAATGGGCGGCATCCCG GACAGCCTGCCCGCCGTCCCCGCCCCCCGGCCGGCCTGCGGGCGGTGCGGGGCTGCGATGGCGCACGTCGTCCAGGTCTACTGCCCCCTGGAAGGCTCGCCTTACCACCGCCTGCTGCACGTGTTCGCCTGTGTGCACTCGGATTGCGTGGGCCAGCCCTGCAG CTGGAAGGTGTTTCGCTCCCAGGTTTTGCAGATTCAGGAAGAGTGCGGGCAGGATTCCCAAGCAAAGCCG aaagaagaaaataactttgctGTTAAAGACTGGTGTGAAGGAGCAGAGGACTGGGGAGACAACAATGAGAGTACTCTTACACCATGGATTACCAGAGATCTGCTTGACTCAAAAGTAGGAGATAATTTTAATGTAGAGGAAGACATAGAATGTATGTCCCAACTCCAAGAACTCTCACTAGATGAAGCTTTAAGTGACTGTCATACAGTGCCAGCTGGAGGACATGTACTGCCCAGCTCATCAGTTCCTGTGTTTCAGCCCTACTATATCAATGTTGTGGATGAAGAAGATTATATTAACTTTGTTGATACAAATCATGCCCAAAAACTTTTGCAGGAGTATAGACAACGGGAGGGAGTTGAATTGGAATTTCTGCTAGCTCAAAG GTACTCTTGGAATGGGCAGCCTCTCTTTATAACCTGTCCTTCATCAGATGCTACTGAGATTCCATCCTGCAGTAACTGTGGGAGCTGCAGAGTATTTGAGTTTCAGCTTATGCCTGCATTGGTCAGCATGCTCAAAAATACTCTGTTAG ATATCTCTGTTGATTTTGGAACAATTTTAATTTATACTTGTCAGAAGAGCTGTTGGCCTCCTAATCATCAAAATCCAATGGAAGAGTTTTGTGTTATACAAGAAGATCCAGATCAAATGTTATTTAAATag
- the PDCD2L gene encoding programmed cell death protein 2-like isoform X2, whose protein sequence is MAASAAPVLLGLRDAEMRGSSEGPQDGTWAVNKMGGIPPARRPRPPAGLRAVRGCDGARRPGLLPPGRLALPPPAARVRLCALGLRGPALQKEENNFAVKDWCEGAEDWGDNNESTLTPWITRDLLDSKVGDNFNVEEDIECMSQLQELSLDEALSDCHTVPAGGHVLPSSSVPVFQPYYINVVDEEDYINFVDTNHAQKLLQEYRQREGVELEFLLAQSIIFDNGEKYEKAVSKSNDKIFYKFMKRISACREQILRYSWNGQPLFITCPSSDATEIPSCSNCGSCRVFEFQLMPALVSMLKNTLLDISVDFGTILIYTCQKSCWPPNHQNPMEEFCVIQEDPDQMLFK, encoded by the exons ATGGCGGCTTCTGCCGCTCCAGTGCTCCTGGGTCTTCGAGACGCCGAGATGAGGGGCAGCTCTGAGGGGCCCCAGGACGGAACCTGGGCTGTCAATAAAATGGGCGGCATCCCG CCTGCCCGCCGTCCCCGCCCCCCGGCCGGCCTGCGGGCGGTGCGGGGCTGCGATGGCGCACGTCGTCCAGGTCTACTGCCCCCTGGAAGGCTCGCCTTACCACCGCCTGCTGCACGTGTTCGCCTGTGTGCACTCGGATTGCGTGGGCCAGCCCTGCAG aaagaagaaaataactttgctGTTAAAGACTGGTGTGAAGGAGCAGAGGACTGGGGAGACAACAATGAGAGTACTCTTACACCATGGATTACCAGAGATCTGCTTGACTCAAAAGTAGGAGATAATTTTAATGTAGAGGAAGACATAGAATGTATGTCCCAACTCCAAGAACTCTCACTAGATGAAGCTTTAAGTGACTGTCATACAGTGCCAGCTGGAGGACATGTACTGCCCAGCTCATCAGTTCCTGTGTTTCAGCCCTACTATATCAATGTTGTGGATGAAGAAGATTATATTAACTTTGTTGATACAAATCATGCCCAAAAACTTTTGCAGGAGTATAGACAACGGGAGGGAGTTGAATTGGAATTTCTGCTAGCTCAAAG TATCATATTTGACAATGGTGAAAAATATGAGAAGGCTGTTTCTAAAagtaatgataaaatattttataaatttatgaaAAGAATATCTGCCTGCCGTGAACAGATTCTGAG GTACTCTTGGAATGGGCAGCCTCTCTTTATAACCTGTCCTTCATCAGATGCTACTGAGATTCCATCCTGCAGTAACTGTGGGAGCTGCAGAGTATTTGAGTTTCAGCTTATGCCTGCATTGGTCAGCATGCTCAAAAATACTCTGTTAG ATATCTCTGTTGATTTTGGAACAATTTTAATTTATACTTGTCAGAAGAGCTGTTGGCCTCCTAATCATCAAAATCCAATGGAAGAGTTTTGTGTTATACAAGAAGATCCAGATCAAATGTTATTTAAATag
- the PDCD2L gene encoding programmed cell death protein 2-like isoform X4, with translation MAHVVQVYCPLEGSPYHRLLHVFACVHSDCVGQPCSWKVFRSQVLQIQEECGQDSQAKPKEENNFAVKDWCEGAEDWGDNNESTLTPWITRDLLDSKVGDNFNVEEDIECMSQLQELSLDEALSDCHTVPAGGHVLPSSSVPVFQPYYINVVDEEDYINFVDTNHAQKLLQEYRQREGVELEFLLAQSIIFDNGEKYEKAVSKSNDKIFYKFMKRISACREQILRYSWNGQPLFITCPSSDATEIPSCSNCGSCRVFEFQLMPALVSMLKNTLLDISVDFGTILIYTCQKSCWPPNHQNPMEEFCVIQEDPDQMLFK, from the exons ATGGCGCACGTCGTCCAGGTCTACTGCCCCCTGGAAGGCTCGCCTTACCACCGCCTGCTGCACGTGTTCGCCTGTGTGCACTCGGATTGCGTGGGCCAGCCCTGCAG CTGGAAGGTGTTTCGCTCCCAGGTTTTGCAGATTCAGGAAGAGTGCGGGCAGGATTCCCAAGCAAAGCCG aaagaagaaaataactttgctGTTAAAGACTGGTGTGAAGGAGCAGAGGACTGGGGAGACAACAATGAGAGTACTCTTACACCATGGATTACCAGAGATCTGCTTGACTCAAAAGTAGGAGATAATTTTAATGTAGAGGAAGACATAGAATGTATGTCCCAACTCCAAGAACTCTCACTAGATGAAGCTTTAAGTGACTGTCATACAGTGCCAGCTGGAGGACATGTACTGCCCAGCTCATCAGTTCCTGTGTTTCAGCCCTACTATATCAATGTTGTGGATGAAGAAGATTATATTAACTTTGTTGATACAAATCATGCCCAAAAACTTTTGCAGGAGTATAGACAACGGGAGGGAGTTGAATTGGAATTTCTGCTAGCTCAAAG TATCATATTTGACAATGGTGAAAAATATGAGAAGGCTGTTTCTAAAagtaatgataaaatattttataaatttatgaaAAGAATATCTGCCTGCCGTGAACAGATTCTGAG GTACTCTTGGAATGGGCAGCCTCTCTTTATAACCTGTCCTTCATCAGATGCTACTGAGATTCCATCCTGCAGTAACTGTGGGAGCTGCAGAGTATTTGAGTTTCAGCTTATGCCTGCATTGGTCAGCATGCTCAAAAATACTCTGTTAG ATATCTCTGTTGATTTTGGAACAATTTTAATTTATACTTGTCAGAAGAGCTGTTGGCCTCCTAATCATCAAAATCCAATGGAAGAGTTTTGTGTTATACAAGAAGATCCAGATCAAATGTTATTTAAATag
- the PDCD2L gene encoding programmed cell death protein 2-like isoform X1, with translation MAASAAPVLLGLRDAEMRGSSEGPQDGTWAVNKMGGIPDSLPAVPAPRPACGRCGAAMAHVVQVYCPLEGSPYHRLLHVFACVHSDCVGQPCSWKVFRSQVLQIQEECGQDSQAKPKEENNFAVKDWCEGAEDWGDNNESTLTPWITRDLLDSKVGDNFNVEEDIECMSQLQELSLDEALSDCHTVPAGGHVLPSSSVPVFQPYYINVVDEEDYINFVDTNHAQKLLQEYRQREGVELEFLLAQSIIFDNGEKYEKAVSKSNDKIFYKFMKRISACREQILRYSWNGQPLFITCPSSDATEIPSCSNCGSCRVFEFQLMPALVSMLKNTLLDISVDFGTILIYTCQKSCWPPNHQNPMEEFCVIQEDPDQMLFK, from the exons ATGGCGGCTTCTGCCGCTCCAGTGCTCCTGGGTCTTCGAGACGCCGAGATGAGGGGCAGCTCTGAGGGGCCCCAGGACGGAACCTGGGCTGTCAATAAAATGGGCGGCATCCCG GACAGCCTGCCCGCCGTCCCCGCCCCCCGGCCGGCCTGCGGGCGGTGCGGGGCTGCGATGGCGCACGTCGTCCAGGTCTACTGCCCCCTGGAAGGCTCGCCTTACCACCGCCTGCTGCACGTGTTCGCCTGTGTGCACTCGGATTGCGTGGGCCAGCCCTGCAG CTGGAAGGTGTTTCGCTCCCAGGTTTTGCAGATTCAGGAAGAGTGCGGGCAGGATTCCCAAGCAAAGCCG aaagaagaaaataactttgctGTTAAAGACTGGTGTGAAGGAGCAGAGGACTGGGGAGACAACAATGAGAGTACTCTTACACCATGGATTACCAGAGATCTGCTTGACTCAAAAGTAGGAGATAATTTTAATGTAGAGGAAGACATAGAATGTATGTCCCAACTCCAAGAACTCTCACTAGATGAAGCTTTAAGTGACTGTCATACAGTGCCAGCTGGAGGACATGTACTGCCCAGCTCATCAGTTCCTGTGTTTCAGCCCTACTATATCAATGTTGTGGATGAAGAAGATTATATTAACTTTGTTGATACAAATCATGCCCAAAAACTTTTGCAGGAGTATAGACAACGGGAGGGAGTTGAATTGGAATTTCTGCTAGCTCAAAG TATCATATTTGACAATGGTGAAAAATATGAGAAGGCTGTTTCTAAAagtaatgataaaatattttataaatttatgaaAAGAATATCTGCCTGCCGTGAACAGATTCTGAG GTACTCTTGGAATGGGCAGCCTCTCTTTATAACCTGTCCTTCATCAGATGCTACTGAGATTCCATCCTGCAGTAACTGTGGGAGCTGCAGAGTATTTGAGTTTCAGCTTATGCCTGCATTGGTCAGCATGCTCAAAAATACTCTGTTAG ATATCTCTGTTGATTTTGGAACAATTTTAATTTATACTTGTCAGAAGAGCTGTTGGCCTCCTAATCATCAAAATCCAATGGAAGAGTTTTGTGTTATACAAGAAGATCCAGATCAAATGTTATTTAAATag